A stretch of DNA from Pasteurellaceae bacterium RH1A:
AATCTTTTCCTCAGTCCTTTTAAGGCGGTGGCGGTGGTTGGCTCAAAGGTTAATGCTGCCTTTAATATGCTCCGCCTTGCCCGCTTTGGTGGAGCGGCACGCAGTGTTGGTTTATTCGGAACCGCCTTAAAAGGCCTTGGTTCTGCTTTTGGCCTTGCAAAAACCGCCCTTGTTGGACTTGGCCGTGCTCTCCTGATGAACCCTATCGGCCTTGCGATAACAGGTATTGCACTAGGCGCTTATTACATCTGGGACAACTGGGCAACACTTGGCCCCATGTTTGCAAATTTATGGGCAAATGTGACCGCTTACTTCAATGTTTTTTGGTCTTGGGTACAAGGAGCTTGGGCAGGGGTTTCGAACTGGGTTACGACTGCATGGGCAGGAGTTTCAACCTACTTCGGTGAACTATGGGCAAGCATTGGCAATTTCTTTGATTCAGGCATTAGCAATATTTCTGCCAGCATTCTCAACTGGTCGCCTTTAGGCCTGTTTTTCCAAATTATGCAGCCTGTGATGAGCTGGTTTGGGTTAGATTTACCTACCAGCTTTAGCGAATTTGGCTCAAATTTGATTAACAGCTTGGTCGAGGGCATTAAGGCTGCATGGGAAACGGTTAAGGGCTTTGTATCAGGCATTGGTGATAGCATTAAAAATGCCTTTAGCTTTAATGATACTCAAAGCCATGCTGCCCAAATCAGTCAAACAGCCAATATGGCTGCTATGTCAGGCTTTTCCAATGGTGGTTTTACAGGCCAAGGGGGAAAATACGAGCCTGCGGGCATTGTGCATAAGGGTGAGTATGTGATGACAAAAGAAACCACCTCTCGTCTTGGAGTTAATGCCTTAAACAGCCTTAACTATGGTGGTGGCGATAGCCTGTTTGCAGATTATCAGCCTCTTAACCGCCAGCCCTCTCCACAAAGCCAAGCCACGGGCGGCATTGTGGTGCATTTTAGCCCCAATATCAGCCTAAACAGCAATGCCGGCCAAAGCGTGCGAGAGCAACTACAAGAAGCCCTCAAAATGGGCGCCTATGAATTTGAACAACTCTTTAACCGCATGATGGACGAGCGACAACGGAGGGCTTACTAATGGCTAACTATGCACTTTTAGGAACTATCGTTTTTGATCTCTTATCTGCGCCTGAAAGCCTTGATGAACGGCACGCTGCTAGCTTTGCCGAACATTCAGTGCTGTCAGGCAAACCCAAATTACAGGCCATGGGCATGGAGTTGGCAGAGCTTAACCTTAAGTTACAACTGCATCATCAACTTGCCCCAGTAGAGAGCCGCTATCAGGCCTTGTTAGCTGCCCAGGCCAGTCAAGAGCCTTTAGCTCTGGTCTTGGGTTTTTCCAAATTCAAGGGGCATTTTGTCATTACAGATGTCAGTAGCCAGGCCCTCTTTACCGATAGCCAGGGTAATGCCTTAGCCCGAGAGATCTCTTTAAGCCTGCGGGAATTTGCAGGCGATGTACAAAAGGGGCTTTGGGGTTCTGCCCTGTCCCTTGGGGGCAATTCGCCCCTGACCTCCATCATTCCCAAGGGTTTAAGTAATTTTGTGGAGCAGGCCACCCAAATGATCAGCCGTGGGGTCAAAATTGCCCGCCAGGCAAAGCAGGTCATTAGTGAGGTCAAAAGCACCTTGGCTGTGGTGAAAAACCTAAGAGATAATCCGCTTGCAGCCCTAAATGAGCTGGGTGCAGTCGTACAAAGCTTAGGTGGTTCAGTGGGTGGTTTGGCTGAAATGGCGGGACTGGGCGAGGCCTTTAAGGCTGTAACTGCCCATGTTAGTGGAGCCAGTGCCTTTATGGACGATTTAACCGCCCTTTCAAGCGAATTAAATAGTGCTTATAGCCTGTTTAAATCAGGTTTAAATGGCTCTGAAATGGGAGAATGGTTCGATTTGGGTGTGCAGGCCATTGACTCGGCCGAGGCCATTTCAGACACGCTTGCAAATTATTCGGCCAAATTAACCGCTTGGATTGCTGTTCGGCATGATACACAGGAGGACGTCAATGAGTGATGCGGTTATCTTACACCAAATCCAAGAGGGCGACCGCTGGGACAATTTGGCCTACCACTATTATGGCGACATTGGCCAAATGAACCGCCTGCTTAATGCCAACCCCCATATCCCCTTTTGTGAAATTTTGCCACAGGGTGAAACCTTGAAGGTGCCTGTGTTGGCGGTTAAAACCACCGATAACAGCGACCTTCCACCTTGGTTACAGGGAGGGGAAGAATGAAGGTACAAACCCCAGATTTTGAGCTCTTTTATGAGGCCAAGCAGATCACCCAATATATCAAGCCCAACCTCCTACGCTTGACCTATACCGACTATTTATCCGACCAGTCAGACGAATTACAGGTGGAGTTTGAGGATATTGAACAGAAATGGGTGGGCGCTTGGTTCCCTACTCAAGGCGATAAACTCAAGCTGCAATTAGGTTATCAAGGCGAACCGCTGGTGGATTTGGGCGGCTTTGAGCTGGATGAAATTGAGT
This window harbors:
- a CDS encoding phage tail protein, translated to MANYALLGTIVFDLLSAPESLDERHAASFAEHSVLSGKPKLQAMGMELAELNLKLQLHHQLAPVESRYQALLAAQASQEPLALVLGFSKFKGHFVITDVSSQALFTDSQGNALAREISLSLREFAGDVQKGLWGSALSLGGNSPLTSIIPKGLSNFVEQATQMISRGVKIARQAKQVISEVKSTLAVVKNLRDNPLAALNELGAVVQSLGGSVGGLAEMAGLGEAFKAVTAHVSGASAFMDDLTALSSELNSAYSLFKSGLNGSEMGEWFDLGVQAIDSAEAISDTLANYSAKLTAWIAVRHDTQEDVNE